Proteins encoded by one window of Rubinisphaera margarita:
- a CDS encoding efflux RND transporter periplasmic adaptor subunit, with amino-acid sequence MYTTPQLFAAAVNRPLAVGLIALSALLLPVFTPVSVFAQPVEEEVVADEAVDIEVEAVEKAEPPTHTVEAEEFLATISTTGVFVSPSYEEILLQPKAWTTLKVVSAAPHGSSVMEGDPVLVLETEDLDEAIVKARKAIVTTTLALRMAADELRFLKETTAMDLEQSTRSAKEAADDLEYYLTVQEQEDLKSAELALKFAQYRLEYAQEELDQLQQMYEADDLTEQTEEIVLKRAQRDVEQAERSVEQSELRRDRLVETLIPREKQQMQDAQARSAISKAKAVTLLPLMLQQKELEIEKLQQDLTEKKEQLAEMEADRGGMTIQAPQSGIVYYGRAAHGKFSEVAAREKQLIPGGTVSANSVLMTIVDPKSLSVLADLTEKQLAEVENGQLAIVNAHAEVGKPRYARVNQIDPVAASDGKIKATLELQRDVSTDQLLPGMTCDVKIRIKQASDAILIPTALVHQDEFSENSGPYVWLAGDEPQKQPVELGLERDGKREVTSGLEPGDEILKKAPGK; translated from the coding sequence TTGTATACGACACCTCAACTCTTCGCTGCAGCCGTGAACCGCCCGCTGGCGGTCGGACTGATCGCACTGTCTGCCCTGCTCTTGCCGGTGTTTACTCCCGTTTCGGTGTTTGCTCAGCCTGTCGAGGAAGAGGTGGTCGCCGACGAAGCGGTTGATATCGAGGTGGAAGCCGTTGAGAAAGCAGAGCCGCCGACTCACACTGTCGAGGCCGAGGAGTTTCTGGCGACCATTTCAACAACGGGCGTGTTTGTCAGTCCCTCCTACGAAGAGATCCTTCTGCAGCCGAAAGCCTGGACGACACTCAAGGTTGTTTCGGCGGCTCCGCATGGTTCGTCGGTGATGGAAGGGGACCCGGTCCTCGTTCTTGAAACCGAAGATCTGGACGAAGCGATCGTGAAGGCTCGAAAAGCGATCGTCACAACAACCCTGGCTCTGCGAATGGCGGCTGACGAGTTGCGGTTTCTCAAAGAGACAACGGCAATGGATCTGGAGCAGTCGACCCGTTCCGCCAAAGAAGCAGCTGACGATCTTGAGTATTACCTGACGGTGCAGGAGCAGGAAGATCTGAAGTCAGCGGAGCTGGCTCTTAAGTTCGCTCAGTATCGGCTCGAATACGCTCAGGAAGAACTCGACCAGCTGCAGCAGATGTATGAAGCGGACGATCTGACCGAGCAGACCGAGGAAATCGTTCTGAAGCGAGCTCAGCGCGATGTCGAACAGGCCGAACGCTCGGTCGAACAGTCCGAGCTCCGACGTGATCGCCTGGTGGAAACGCTGATCCCTCGTGAAAAGCAGCAGATGCAGGACGCGCAGGCTCGGTCGGCGATCAGCAAAGCCAAGGCTGTCACCCTGCTCCCGCTGATGCTGCAGCAGAAAGAACTGGAGATCGAGAAGCTGCAGCAGGATTTGACCGAAAAGAAAGAACAACTGGCGGAGATGGAAGCCGATCGGGGGGGAATGACGATCCAGGCGCCGCAGTCGGGCATCGTCTATTACGGTCGAGCTGCCCACGGGAAGTTCTCGGAAGTCGCTGCCCGAGAAAAACAGCTGATCCCCGGCGGCACCGTCAGTGCGAACTCGGTGCTGATGACAATCGTCGATCCCAAATCCCTGTCCGTACTGGCTGATCTGACGGAGAAGCAACTTGCGGAAGTAGAGAATGGGCAGCTGGCGATCGTGAATGCCCACGCGGAAGTCGGCAAGCCTCGTTATGCACGAGTAAATCAGATTGATCCGGTGGCCGCCAGCGATGGCAAGATCAAGGCAACACTGGAACTGCAGCGGGATGTTTCGACCGATCAGCTGCTGCCGGGTATGACGTGTGATGTCAAAATCCGCATCAAGCAGGCTTCCGATGCGATTCTGATTCCAACGGCCCTTGTTCATCAGGATGAGTTTTCTGAGAACAGCGGGCCCTACGTCTGGCTGGCTGGCGACGAACCGCAAAAGCAGCCGGTTGAACTTGGTTTGGAGCGGGATGGAAAGCGGGAAGTGACTTCCGGCCTCGAGCCTGGAGATGAGATTCTGAAGAAGGCTCCCGGCAAATAG
- a CDS encoding aldose 1-epimerase family protein: MSAADKISLSGNSSPSECVISQKDVAEAAGDAKWTITKKTLSSGVSSGVEVIEVDNGAMVVSILPTRGMGIWKIQAKDLRVGWDAPARQPVHPAFVNLHSRNKLGWLEGFNELICRCGLTSNGPPGIDPEAASPIESDLTLHGRIANIPARTVTGQYVNEGGKAELVIRGVVTESTLFGQNLELTVEYRIGIGSKSLTITDQVTNRAARDAELQLLYHINIGTPILEAGSRWYAPLKRLSPRDPRATEEIQKYATYLGPTTGYAEQVYFCDPIADDSGKTLVALTDARKSRGIALQFETDTLPCLAIWKNTQALADGYCTGLEPGTNYPNFKAQERREGRVVKLPPGRDWKTSMKLSILTSDEEVADRLSRIETLQGDNRLQLDSELVPGISGDQ; encoded by the coding sequence ATGTCCGCAGCCGATAAGATTTCCCTGAGTGGCAACAGTTCTCCCAGTGAATGCGTCATCTCTCAGAAAGACGTCGCGGAAGCGGCCGGGGATGCCAAGTGGACGATCACCAAGAAGACGCTGAGTTCTGGCGTTTCTTCGGGGGTCGAAGTGATCGAAGTCGACAACGGCGCGATGGTCGTTTCGATTCTGCCGACTCGCGGCATGGGGATCTGGAAGATTCAGGCCAAAGATCTGCGAGTCGGCTGGGATGCCCCCGCCCGGCAGCCGGTCCATCCGGCGTTCGTCAATCTGCACAGCCGCAATAAGCTGGGGTGGCTCGAAGGGTTTAACGAACTGATTTGCCGCTGCGGGCTGACGTCGAACGGCCCTCCGGGAATCGATCCGGAAGCCGCCAGTCCCATCGAATCTGACCTGACTCTCCACGGACGCATTGCGAACATTCCCGCCCGAACCGTAACCGGACAATACGTGAACGAGGGCGGGAAAGCCGAGCTGGTCATCCGGGGCGTTGTCACCGAATCGACGCTCTTCGGACAGAATCTCGAATTGACGGTCGAGTACCGGATCGGCATCGGCTCGAAATCGCTCACGATCACCGATCAGGTTACCAATCGGGCTGCTCGCGATGCCGAGTTGCAGCTGCTTTATCACATCAATATTGGCACTCCAATCCTCGAAGCCGGCAGTCGCTGGTATGCCCCCTTAAAGCGACTCTCGCCGCGCGACCCGCGGGCCACGGAAGAAATTCAGAAGTACGCCACGTACCTGGGACCAACAACGGGATATGCCGAGCAGGTCTACTTCTGCGACCCAATTGCCGACGATTCCGGAAAGACGCTGGTCGCGCTGACCGACGCCCGTAAGTCACGGGGGATCGCGCTGCAGTTTGAAACAGACACCCTGCCCTGTCTGGCCATCTGGAAGAACACTCAGGCTCTGGCAGACGGCTACTGCACAGGGCTTGAACCAGGAACGAACTATCCGAATTTCAAGGCGCAGGAACGACGTGAAGGCCGGGTGGTGAAACTTCCTCCCGGACGCGACTGGAAGACCAGTATGAAGCTGTCCATTCTGACCTCGGACGAAGAAGTCGCTGACCGCCTGTCACGAATCGAAACCCTTCAAGGGGATAATCGCCTTCAACTCGACTCCGAACTGGTTCCAGGAATCTCCGGCGATCAGTAA
- a CDS encoding CinA family protein, with protein sequence MNEHQQAAFALAETLQKTGQKIVFAESCTCGLLASTLGRVPGISLYLCGSAVTYQNETKARWLEVERDVLVAPGPVSEVVARQMVDGVLRSTPQADLAASVTGHLGPNAEEELDGVVYIGIGLRNEPVVVDRIVLPNEYPHCTTEMPLRICRIEDLVCMIFNMIRERLAQ encoded by the coding sequence ATGAATGAACATCAGCAGGCGGCCTTCGCGCTCGCCGAGACTTTGCAGAAGACCGGACAGAAGATCGTTTTCGCGGAGAGCTGCACCTGCGGGCTACTTGCTTCTACCCTTGGCCGCGTTCCGGGGATTTCTCTCTATCTCTGCGGCTCGGCGGTCACCTATCAGAACGAGACCAAAGCGCGCTGGCTGGAAGTGGAACGGGACGTACTGGTTGCCCCGGGACCTGTCAGCGAGGTCGTAGCGCGGCAAATGGTCGATGGCGTTCTCCGATCGACCCCGCAGGCCGATCTGGCCGCTTCAGTGACGGGACATCTCGGACCGAACGCAGAAGAAGAACTTGACGGCGTCGTCTATATCGGGATCGGGCTCCGCAACGAACCTGTCGTCGTGGATCGAATCGTCCTGCCGAACGAATACCCTCACTGCACGACGGAAATGCCGCTCCGCATCTGCCGCATTGAAGATCTGGTCTGCATGATCTTTAACATGATTCGCGAGCGACTTGCTCAATAA
- a CDS encoding threonine aldolase family protein, with translation MSASGSTDSDFVDLRSDTYTKPSLAMRQAMFEAEVGDDMVGEDPTVNRLEAMCCELFGKPAAVFCCSATQSNQAALWAQCRSGDEILIEQYGHLANYEAGAPAVLSGVSIQLIPGDQGMLDVSHLEGRVRPREQHFPQTKVLCLENTTNIGGGRAYPLEQLQRVTDWGRDHGLRCHLDGARIFNACTARGYSPAETASMFDTISVCFSKGLGCPMGSILVGDEETIAMARRARKIFGGALRQAGIVAAAAIYALDNHIDQLAEDHRNAYRLAERLEQIPGLHINLADVETNIVFFRVDSTLGSAKDFAGRLRERGVRMYDIGPGRMRAVTHRDVTVEMIDRAADVIEQVARESC, from the coding sequence GTGTCCGCCAGTGGTTCGACCGATTCCGACTTCGTTGATCTTCGCAGCGATACCTACACCAAACCCTCCCTCGCCATGCGGCAGGCGATGTTCGAAGCCGAAGTAGGTGACGACATGGTCGGCGAAGACCCGACCGTCAATCGCCTCGAAGCGATGTGCTGCGAGCTGTTCGGCAAACCGGCAGCCGTCTTCTGCTGCTCGGCGACGCAGTCGAATCAGGCTGCTCTGTGGGCTCAGTGCCGATCGGGGGATGAGATCCTGATCGAGCAGTACGGGCATCTCGCCAACTACGAAGCCGGAGCCCCCGCGGTTCTGTCGGGCGTGAGCATTCAGCTGATCCCCGGCGACCAGGGAATGCTCGATGTGTCTCACCTTGAAGGTCGGGTTCGTCCTCGCGAGCAGCACTTCCCGCAAACGAAGGTCCTCTGCCTGGAGAACACGACCAATATCGGCGGCGGCCGGGCCTATCCGCTGGAACAGTTGCAGCGGGTAACAGACTGGGGTCGAGACCACGGATTGAGATGTCATCTCGACGGAGCCCGCATCTTTAATGCCTGCACGGCTCGTGGATATTCTCCGGCCGAGACCGCCTCGATGTTCGACACGATCAGCGTCTGTTTCTCCAAAGGGCTGGGCTGTCCGATGGGCTCGATTCTGGTCGGCGATGAAGAAACGATCGCCATGGCCCGTCGTGCGCGGAAGATCTTCGGCGGAGCTTTGCGGCAGGCGGGGATCGTTGCAGCAGCGGCCATTTACGCGCTCGATAACCACATCGACCAGTTGGCTGAAGATCATCGCAACGCTTATCGACTGGCCGAACGGCTCGAGCAGATTCCGGGCCTGCACATCAACCTTGCAGACGTGGAGACGAATATCGTTTTCTTCCGGGTCGATTCAACACTCGGCTCGGCCAAAGACTTTGCGGGACGTCTGCGTGAGCGGGGAGTTCGCATGTACGACATCGGCCCGGGGCGAATGCGAGCGGTGACCCATCGCGACGTCACCGTTGAAATGATCGACCGGGCCGCCGACGTTATTGAGCAAGTCGCTCGCGAATCATGTTAA